One region of Drosophila subobscura isolate 14011-0131.10 chromosome J, UCBerk_Dsub_1.0, whole genome shotgun sequence genomic DNA includes:
- the LOC117895183 gene encoding protein phosphatase 1 regulatory subunit 12A isoform X5, which produces MSTLDARNNSAMMKRAEQLKRWEESDTNRAAGTPRHEHGRRIKFSSGCVFLAACLSGDKDEVIQLLDQGADINTANVDGLTALHQACIDDNLDMVEFLVERGADINRQDNEGWTPLHATASCGFVSIARYLVENGADVAAVNSDGDLALDLAIDVQHMAMIDYMEKIVQELNIDVEQARKAEEQAMLSDAKKWLRSDAAEVDRPHPKTGATALHVAAAKGYTKVLSLLLAGRGNVDRQDNDGWTPLHAASHWGQRETSEMLVESLADMDIRNYAGQSCIDVADRKIVKFLEELRANKRNKRRPSSQISRISDTIENHVDKTPTKLVRVEVRTDATKDAENVKPNHAVEHPVEEEAPWRRKMPRAPNDSPTNNQVPDRELSSNSSESANDVILRRTQSFENDQKFYQKYNELRARIKANSCPILPATAASQAAAAAAAAAANNSNSNNNNNLSSNNNNKFNNNNNNKSALLLGSTTRTTNNTATTTTSSTFNNTHNNTPTSTPQTAAAAAAAAAASTAATTNPYFSVQRSASLKDNSMYYRKPTVTVATPTSTAATATTTLLSSPSTNVLTPPIRSQVTAKTQSQAQSNNGSSSTASASASDAENAKPPPKQSTGNIIKNFFKSFVPPVRDEESETQRKAHAKRVRETRRSTQGVTLDEIKSAEELVKKKNMGMSNNNNNNNNNISSSGSNETSETAAETDTATAAAESSSISDASQQEPQPPPPPTTPPPAIIPTSDETEIETILAPSPVQSGNDTTASFTLSAPSRRSLVVDDDDGDAGIDVDDPEAVVSASYTIVSRRDKIPDSAESEQEQVESNKQKTDEQQVESEEQKARPTDLPLSAATTEAIKSSSSTTPGSLESPVRLRDKRGLSGSSQETDTKSETASPVSAHPDFNARDSLLSLYARRTMDGSGGSATTGTGAGGAGGSYTSTSTAERRPSWRLKFDAGSKFKLEDITSGGTYPPNNSTIIPSAPAVMAAANLSTTTGIQRRISSGPNALNASNQSLNSVGRPISAPSESSNHSSSAYAVPAVRKYETTSTGTGVGGAATTTATTTSNSVSATSANHAAGTAATTNATTSHDDKENDKENDNRTQTVIQRRRKPKRRSTGVVHIDMDELDPERQNESSNNDNEEKEKDKESGSERTSRSRLGSTTSTAATSTTSSESKSSGDKAENGDGIDYKALWEAAKLENDKLKQVLKQKDDEVVQTRATLERFANAQLDVYKSDNHRLKEENAALIRVISKLSK; this is translated from the exons GCCTGCATTGATGACAATCTGGACATGGTTGAGTTTCTGGTGGAGCGTGGTGCCGACATCAATCGTCAGGATAACGAGGGCTGGACGCCGCTGCATGCCACAGCCTCCTGCGG ATTTGTGAGCATAGCACGCTATCTGGTGGAGAACGGTGCCGATGTGGCCGCCGTGAACAGCGATGGGGATTTGGCACTGGATCTGGCCATCGACGTGCAGCACATGGCCATGATTGACTACATGGAGAAGATCGTGCAGGAGCTGAACATCGATGTGGAGCAGGCGCGCAAGGCCGAGGAGCAGGCGATGCTGAGCGACGCCAAGAAATGGCTGCGCAGCGATGCCGCCGAGGTGGACAGGCCACACCCGAAGACCGGGGCCACGGCGTTGCATGTGGCTGCGGCCAAGGGCTATACGAAAGTGTtgagcctgctgctggcgggaCGCGGTAATGTGGATCGTCAGGACAACGATGGCTGGACGCCGCTGCATGCCGCCTCGCACTGGGGCCAGCGGGAGACATCCGAAATGCTTGTCGAGTCCCTGGCCGACATGGATATACGCAACTATGCGGGACAGTCCTGCATCGATGTGGCCGACCGTAAAATAGTCAAATTCCTCGAAGAACTGCGGGCCAACAAGCGCAACAAGCGGCGTCCATCTAGTCAAATCAG CAGAATCTCAGATACGATTGAAAACCATGTGGATAAGACGCCCACCAAACTGGTGCGCGTTGAAGTGAGAACTGATGCCACAAAGGATG CCGAGAATGTGAAGCCCAATCATGCCGTCGAGCATCCAGTCGAGGAGGAGGCACCCTGGCGACGCAAGATGCCACGCGCACCCAACGACAGTCCCACTAATAATC aaGTTCCTGATAGAGAGCTTAGCAGCAATAGCTCGGAGAGCGCCAACGATGTCATATTGCGACGCACCCAAAGCTTTGAGAATGATCAAAA ATTCTATCAAAAGTACAATGAGCTGCGAGCCCGCATAAAGGCCAACTCCTGTCCCATTCTGCCAGCGACTGCGGCGTCACAggcggctgccgccgccgccgctgctgctgcgaataattcaaattccaataacaacaataatctaagtagcaataacaacaacaaatttaacaacaataacaacaacaaaagcgctctgctgctgggatCAACAACAAGAACCACAAATaacactgcaacaacaacaacatccagTACATTCAACAACACGCACAACAACACACCAACAAGCACaccacaaacagcagcagcagcagccgcagccgcagcagcatccactgctgcaacaacaaatccaTATTTTAGCGTACAAAGATCGGCCTCACTCAAAGATAACTCAATGTATTACAG GAAACCGACCGTTACAGTTGCCACGCCCACgagcacagcagccacagcaacgacaacgCTCCTTAGTTCACCATCGACGAATGTACTAACCCCACCAATACGCAG CCAAGTTACAGCGAAAACCCAGAGCCAAGCCCAGAGCAACAATGGCAGCTCTTCGacggccagtgccagtgccagcgatGCGGAGAATGCCAAGCCTCCGCCCAAGCAATCCACGGGCAATATAATCAAGAATTTCTTCAA ATCCTTTGTGCCGCCCGTGCGTGACGAGGAGAGCGAAACACAGCGCAAAGCGCATGCCAAGAGAGTGCGTGAGACGCGTCGGTCCACCCAAGGTGTTACCCTGGACGAGATCAAGAGTGCCGAGGAACTGGTCAAGAAGAAGAACATGGGCAtgtccaacaacaacaataataacaacaataacatcagcagcagcggcagc AACGAAACAAGCGaaacagcggcagagacagacacagccacagccgcagcagagtCATCATCCATCAGCGATGCAAGCCAGCAAGAGCCGcaaccgccaccaccgcccacCACGCCACCGCCAGCCATAATACCCACCAGCGACGAGACGGAGATCGAGACCATTCTGGCACCCAGTCCAGTGCAAAGTGGAAACGACACCACGGCCAGCTTCACCCTCTCAGCGCCGTCCAGACGTTCACTGGTtgtcgacgacgacgatggcgatgccGGGATCGATGTCGATGATCCGGAGGCAGTGGTCAGTGCCAGCTACACGATAGTTTCGCGGCGGGACAAGATACCCGACAGTGCTGAGAGTGAGCAAGAGCAGGTGGaatccaacaaacaaaagactgaCGAGCAGCAGGTGGAGAGCGAGGAGCAGAAGGCGAGGCCCACAGATCTGCCACTGAGTGCGGCCACGACTGAGGCCATcaagtcctcctcctcgaccaCGCCCGGTTCGCTCGAGAGTCCAGTGCGCTTGCGGGACAAGCGTGGCCTGTccggcagcagccaagagACGGATACAAAGTCCGAAACTGCCTCGCCCGTGTCGGCACATCCTGACTTTAATGCCCGCGACTCTCTGCTCAGTTTATATGCGCGACGCACAATGGACGGCAGTGGAGGATCAGCAACAACAGGTACTGGCGCTGGTGGTGCGGGTGGCAGCTACACTTCAACATCGACAGCAGAACGGCGTCCATCTTGGCGCCTGAAATTCGATGCCGGCTCCAAG TTCAAGCTGGAGGACATCACCAGCGGCGGCACATATCCGCCCAACAACAGCACTATTATACCCAGCGCTCCGGCGGTAATGGCCGCTGCCAATCTGTCGACCACAACTGGTATCCAGCGACGCATCAGCAGCGGTCCCAATGCCC TCAACGCTTCCAATCAGTCACTGAACTCTGTGGGTCGCCCCATCTCTGCGCCCAGCGAGAGCAGcaatcacagcagcagcgcctatGCCGTGCCAGCGGTGCGCAAATATGAAACGACATCCACAGGAACGGGTGTGGGAGGAGCAGCTACCACAACAGCCACCACAACCTCCAATTCAGTGTCTGCAACCAGTGCCAATCATGCAGCAggaacagcggcaacaaccaATGCCACCACCAGCCATGACGATAAGG aaaacgaCAAGGAGAACGACAATCGCACGCAGACCGTAATACAGAGACGCCGCAAGCCGAAACGCAGATCGACCGGCGTGGTGCACATTGATATGGAT gaacTGGATCCCGAGCGTCAGAACGAGTCGTCCAACAATGACaacgaggagaaggagaaggacaaGGAG AGCGGCAGCGAGCGCACCTCTCGCTCCCGACTGGGCAGCACTACGAGTACGGCCGCAACGAGCACGACCAGCAGCGAGTCGAAGAGCAGCGGCGACAAGGCGGAGAACGGTGATGGCATTGACTACAAGGCGCTCTGGGAAGCAGCCAA ATTGGAGAACGATAAGCTGAAGCAAGTGCTCAAGCAGAAGGATGACGAGGTTGTGCAGACGCGCGCGACGCTCGAGAGATTCG
- the LOC117895183 gene encoding protein phosphatase 1 regulatory subunit 12A isoform X4, which translates to MSTLDARNNSAMMKRAEQLKRWEESDTNRAAGTPRHEHGRRIKFSSGCVFLAACLSGDKDEVIQLLDQGADINTANVDGLTALHQACIDDNLDMVEFLVERGADINRQDNEGWTPLHATASCGFVSIARYLVENGADVAAVNSDGDLALDLAIDVQHMAMIDYMEKIVQELNIDVEQARKAEEQAMLSDAKKWLRSDAAEVDRPHPKTGATALHVAAAKGYTKVLSLLLAGRGNVDRQDNDGWTPLHAASHWGQRETSEMLVESLADMDIRNYAGQSCIDVADRKIVKFLEELRANKRNKRRPSSQISRISDTIENHVDKTPTKLVRVEVRTDATKDAENVKPNHAVEHPVEEEAPWRRKMPRAPNDSPTNNQVPDRELSSNSSESANDVILRRTQSFENDQKFYQKYNELRARIKANSCPILPATAASQAAAAAAAAAANNSNSNNNNNLSSNNNNKFNNNNNNKSALLLGSTTRTTNNTATTTTSSTFNNTHNNTPTSTPQTAAAAAAAAAASTAATTNPYFSVQRSASLKDNSMYYRKPTVTVATPTSTAATATTTLLSSPSTNVLTPPIRSQVTAKTQSQAQSNNGSSSTASASASDAENAKPPPKQSTGNIIKNFFKSFVPPVRDEESETQRKAHAKRVRETRRSTQGVTLDEIKSAEELVKKKNMGMSNNNNNNNNNISSSGSNETSETAAETDTATAAAESSSISDASQQEPQPPPPPTTPPPAIIPTSDETEIETILAPSPVQSGNDTTASFTLSAPSRRSLVVDDDDGDAGIDVDDPEAVVSASYTIVSRRDKIPDSAESEQEQVESNKQKTDEQQVESEEQKARPTDLPLSAATTEAIKSSSSTTPGSLESPVRLRDKRGLSGSSQETDTKSETASPVSAHPDFNARDSLLSLYARRTMDGSGGSATTGTGAGGAGGSYTSTSTAERRPSWRLKFDAGSKFKLEDITSGGTYPPNNSTIIPSAPAVMAAANLSTTTGIQRRISSGPNALNASNQSLNSVGRPISAPSESSNHSSSAYAVPAVRKYETTSTGTGVGGAATTTATTTSNSVSATSANHAAGTAATTNATTSHDDKENDKENDNRTQTVIQRRRKPKRRSTGVVHIDMDELDPERQNESSNNDNEEKEKDKESGSERTSRSRLGSTTSTAATSTTSSESKSSGDKAENGDGIDYKALWEAAKLENDKLKQVLKQKDDEVVQTRATLERFANALLQKLKTENDRLRAENRALTRVVSKLTTSAQSQLAKAK; encoded by the exons GCCTGCATTGATGACAATCTGGACATGGTTGAGTTTCTGGTGGAGCGTGGTGCCGACATCAATCGTCAGGATAACGAGGGCTGGACGCCGCTGCATGCCACAGCCTCCTGCGG ATTTGTGAGCATAGCACGCTATCTGGTGGAGAACGGTGCCGATGTGGCCGCCGTGAACAGCGATGGGGATTTGGCACTGGATCTGGCCATCGACGTGCAGCACATGGCCATGATTGACTACATGGAGAAGATCGTGCAGGAGCTGAACATCGATGTGGAGCAGGCGCGCAAGGCCGAGGAGCAGGCGATGCTGAGCGACGCCAAGAAATGGCTGCGCAGCGATGCCGCCGAGGTGGACAGGCCACACCCGAAGACCGGGGCCACGGCGTTGCATGTGGCTGCGGCCAAGGGCTATACGAAAGTGTtgagcctgctgctggcgggaCGCGGTAATGTGGATCGTCAGGACAACGATGGCTGGACGCCGCTGCATGCCGCCTCGCACTGGGGCCAGCGGGAGACATCCGAAATGCTTGTCGAGTCCCTGGCCGACATGGATATACGCAACTATGCGGGACAGTCCTGCATCGATGTGGCCGACCGTAAAATAGTCAAATTCCTCGAAGAACTGCGGGCCAACAAGCGCAACAAGCGGCGTCCATCTAGTCAAATCAG CAGAATCTCAGATACGATTGAAAACCATGTGGATAAGACGCCCACCAAACTGGTGCGCGTTGAAGTGAGAACTGATGCCACAAAGGATG CCGAGAATGTGAAGCCCAATCATGCCGTCGAGCATCCAGTCGAGGAGGAGGCACCCTGGCGACGCAAGATGCCACGCGCACCCAACGACAGTCCCACTAATAATC aaGTTCCTGATAGAGAGCTTAGCAGCAATAGCTCGGAGAGCGCCAACGATGTCATATTGCGACGCACCCAAAGCTTTGAGAATGATCAAAA ATTCTATCAAAAGTACAATGAGCTGCGAGCCCGCATAAAGGCCAACTCCTGTCCCATTCTGCCAGCGACTGCGGCGTCACAggcggctgccgccgccgccgctgctgctgcgaataattcaaattccaataacaacaataatctaagtagcaataacaacaacaaatttaacaacaataacaacaacaaaagcgctctgctgctgggatCAACAACAAGAACCACAAATaacactgcaacaacaacaacatccagTACATTCAACAACACGCACAACAACACACCAACAAGCACaccacaaacagcagcagcagcagccgcagccgcagcagcatccactgctgcaacaacaaatccaTATTTTAGCGTACAAAGATCGGCCTCACTCAAAGATAACTCAATGTATTACAG GAAACCGACCGTTACAGTTGCCACGCCCACgagcacagcagccacagcaacgacaacgCTCCTTAGTTCACCATCGACGAATGTACTAACCCCACCAATACGCAG CCAAGTTACAGCGAAAACCCAGAGCCAAGCCCAGAGCAACAATGGCAGCTCTTCGacggccagtgccagtgccagcgatGCGGAGAATGCCAAGCCTCCGCCCAAGCAATCCACGGGCAATATAATCAAGAATTTCTTCAA ATCCTTTGTGCCGCCCGTGCGTGACGAGGAGAGCGAAACACAGCGCAAAGCGCATGCCAAGAGAGTGCGTGAGACGCGTCGGTCCACCCAAGGTGTTACCCTGGACGAGATCAAGAGTGCCGAGGAACTGGTCAAGAAGAAGAACATGGGCAtgtccaacaacaacaataataacaacaataacatcagcagcagcggcagc AACGAAACAAGCGaaacagcggcagagacagacacagccacagccgcagcagagtCATCATCCATCAGCGATGCAAGCCAGCAAGAGCCGcaaccgccaccaccgcccacCACGCCACCGCCAGCCATAATACCCACCAGCGACGAGACGGAGATCGAGACCATTCTGGCACCCAGTCCAGTGCAAAGTGGAAACGACACCACGGCCAGCTTCACCCTCTCAGCGCCGTCCAGACGTTCACTGGTtgtcgacgacgacgatggcgatgccGGGATCGATGTCGATGATCCGGAGGCAGTGGTCAGTGCCAGCTACACGATAGTTTCGCGGCGGGACAAGATACCCGACAGTGCTGAGAGTGAGCAAGAGCAGGTGGaatccaacaaacaaaagactgaCGAGCAGCAGGTGGAGAGCGAGGAGCAGAAGGCGAGGCCCACAGATCTGCCACTGAGTGCGGCCACGACTGAGGCCATcaagtcctcctcctcgaccaCGCCCGGTTCGCTCGAGAGTCCAGTGCGCTTGCGGGACAAGCGTGGCCTGTccggcagcagccaagagACGGATACAAAGTCCGAAACTGCCTCGCCCGTGTCGGCACATCCTGACTTTAATGCCCGCGACTCTCTGCTCAGTTTATATGCGCGACGCACAATGGACGGCAGTGGAGGATCAGCAACAACAGGTACTGGCGCTGGTGGTGCGGGTGGCAGCTACACTTCAACATCGACAGCAGAACGGCGTCCATCTTGGCGCCTGAAATTCGATGCCGGCTCCAAG TTCAAGCTGGAGGACATCACCAGCGGCGGCACATATCCGCCCAACAACAGCACTATTATACCCAGCGCTCCGGCGGTAATGGCCGCTGCCAATCTGTCGACCACAACTGGTATCCAGCGACGCATCAGCAGCGGTCCCAATGCCC TCAACGCTTCCAATCAGTCACTGAACTCTGTGGGTCGCCCCATCTCTGCGCCCAGCGAGAGCAGcaatcacagcagcagcgcctatGCCGTGCCAGCGGTGCGCAAATATGAAACGACATCCACAGGAACGGGTGTGGGAGGAGCAGCTACCACAACAGCCACCACAACCTCCAATTCAGTGTCTGCAACCAGTGCCAATCATGCAGCAggaacagcggcaacaaccaATGCCACCACCAGCCATGACGATAAGG aaaacgaCAAGGAGAACGACAATCGCACGCAGACCGTAATACAGAGACGCCGCAAGCCGAAACGCAGATCGACCGGCGTGGTGCACATTGATATGGAT gaacTGGATCCCGAGCGTCAGAACGAGTCGTCCAACAATGACaacgaggagaaggagaaggacaaGGAG AGCGGCAGCGAGCGCACCTCTCGCTCCCGACTGGGCAGCACTACGAGTACGGCCGCAACGAGCACGACCAGCAGCGAGTCGAAGAGCAGCGGCGACAAGGCGGAGAACGGTGATGGCATTGACTACAAGGCGCTCTGGGAAGCAGCCAA ATTGGAGAACGATAAGCTGAAGCAAGTGCTCAAGCAGAAGGATGACGAGGTTGTGCAGACGCGCGCGACGCTCGAGAGATTCG
- the LOC117895183 gene encoding keratin, type I cytoskeletal 9 isoform X13 yields the protein MSFRSRSRTQAPLSSHRRSLSSSRVGSSGASGVGSGSSAYNYNGSSYGSGGSSSRPLSTGYFPSSSGSGSYQSPYASVYSSRESLYGGGAGRSSSGGYSNYGNGNRYEYSGGGSASAAKYLHHHHQHHNQYQHQANHHQLPHTTVAGSGSSAAAASPSVSSSSSTSHHPTTSIASTPTAKPHSSRYSYLASPSASAASSGSHYHHIVVSKHSNSYGQSKSSALSSSLSTASSSTSSSNGTASGGGYDSSRYGSSAYSSGAGSSAYSSDRYVSPYSSSYDNGVTTASLSFKSPGLSGSNSFKGSRLTKTKSLSTSNSSLTASPYSSSTPTTSSSVSPAATVAAIAATRSNSLREQERKSRNRTRSRSAAQRSISASSEKSEGYESGSERTSRSRLGSTTSTAATSTTSSESKSSGDKAENGDGIDYKALWEAAKLENDKLKQVLKQKDDEVVQTRATLERFANAQLDVYKSDNHRLKEENAALIRVISKLSK from the exons ATGTCCTTTCGGTCGAGATCGCGCACACAGGCGCCTCTCTCCAGTCACCGGCGTTCGCTCTCCTCCTCGAGAGTGGGTTCCTCCGGGGCGAGTGGTGTGGGCTCCGGGTCGAGCGCGTACAACTATAATGGCAGCAGCtacggcagcggcggcagcagcagccggccgTTGAGCACGGGCTActtccccagcagcagcggcagtggcagctacCAGAGCCCCTACGCCAGTGTGTACAGCTCCCGCGAGAGCCTGTACGGAGGCGGAGCAGGACGCAGCTCCTCCGGGGGCTATTCGAACTATGGGAACGGTAATCGATACGAGTACAGTGGTGGAGGCTCCGCTTCTGCTGCCAAGTACcttcatcatcaccatcagcacCACAATCAATACCAGCATCAGGCTAATCATCACCAGCTTCCGCATACGACAGTCGCCGGCAGTGGGtcatcagctgcagctgcatccccatccgtctcctcctcctcctccacaagCCACCACCCAACCACTTCCATAGCCTCCACGCCCACTGCCAAGCCGCACAGCAGCCGCTACTCCTATCTGGCGTCGCCatcagcttctgcagcttcttcGGGCAGCCACTACCACCACATTGTCGTGAGCaagcacagcaacagctacgGCCAATCTAAAtcctctgctctctcctcctctctctccaccgcctcctcctcgacgTCGTCCTCGAACGGTACAGCCAGCGGTGGGGGCTACGACAGTTCCCGGTACGGGTCCAGCGCGTATTCCTCTGGCGCGGGCTCCTCCGCGTACTCCAGCGACCGCTATGTTAGCCCCTACTCGAGCAGTTATGACAACGGCGTGACTACGGCCTCACTCAGCTTCAAGTCCCCCGGGCTGAGTGGCTCCAACTCGTTCAAGGGCTCTCGTTTGACGAAGACCAAGTCCCTGTCCACTTCCAACAGCAGCCTCACCGCCTCCccgtacagcagcagcacaccgacgaccagcagcagcgtgagCCCCGCTGCCACAGTGGCAGCCATTGCGGCCACTCGCAGCAATTCTCTGCGGGAACAGGAGCGCAAGTCGCGCAATCGCACACGCTCCCGGAGCGCCGCTCAGCGATCCATAAGCGCCTCCTCCGAGAAGAGCGAGGGCTATGAA AGCGGCAGCGAGCGCACCTCTCGCTCCCGACTGGGCAGCACTACGAGTACGGCCGCAACGAGCACGACCAGCAGCGAGTCGAAGAGCAGCGGCGACAAGGCGGAGAACGGTGATGGCATTGACTACAAGGCGCTCTGGGAAGCAGCCAA ATTGGAGAACGATAAGCTGAAGCAAGTGCTCAAGCAGAAGGATGACGAGGTTGTGCAGACGCGCGCGACGCTCGAGAGATTCG
- the LOC117895183 gene encoding protein phosphatase 1 regulatory subunit 12A isoform X10, with amino-acid sequence MPRAPNDSPTNNQVPDRELSSNSSESANDVILRRTQSFENDQKFYQKYNELRARIKANSCPILPATAASQAAAAAAAAAANNSNSNNNNNLSSNNNNKFNNNNNNKSALLLGSTTRTTNNTATTTTSSTFNNTHNNTPTSTPQTAAAAAAAAAASTAATTNPYFSVQRSASLKDNSMYYRKPTVTVATPTSTAATATTTLLSSPSTNVLTPPIRSQVTAKTQSQAQSNNGSSSTASASASDAENAKPPPKQSTGNIIKNFFKSFVPPVRDEESETQRKAHAKRVRETRRSTQGVTLDEIKSAEELVKKKNMGMSNNNNNNNNNISSSGSNETSETAAETDTATAAAESSSISDASQQEPQPPPPPTTPPPAIIPTSDETEIETILAPSPVQSGNDTTASFTLSAPSRRSLVVDDDDGDAGIDVDDPEAVVSASYTIVSRRDKIPDSAESEQEQVESNKQKTDEQQVESEEQKARPTDLPLSAATTEAIKSSSSTTPGSLESPVRLRDKRGLSGSSQETDTKSETASPVSAHPDFNARDSLLSLYARRTMDGSGGSATTGTGAGGAGGSYTSTSTAERRPSWRLKFDAGSKFKLEDITSGGTYPPNNSTIIPSAPAVMAAANLSTTTGIQRRISSGPNALNASNQSLNSVGRPISAPSESSNHSSSAYAVPAVRKYETTSTGTGVGGAATTTATTTSNSVSATSANHAAGTAATTNATTSHDDKENDKENDNRTQTVIQRRRKPKRRSTGVVHIDMDELDPERQNESSNNDNEEKEKDKESGSERTSRSRLGSTTSTAATSTTSSESKSSGDKAENGDGIDYKALWEAAKLENDKLKQVLKQKDDEVVQTRATLERFANATTKNSLSEIEKRERRAMERKLSELEEELKLLQKLKTENDRLRAENRALTRVVSKLTTSAQSQLAKAK; translated from the exons ATGCCACGCGCACCCAACGACAGTCCCACTAATAATC aaGTTCCTGATAGAGAGCTTAGCAGCAATAGCTCGGAGAGCGCCAACGATGTCATATTGCGACGCACCCAAAGCTTTGAGAATGATCAAAA ATTCTATCAAAAGTACAATGAGCTGCGAGCCCGCATAAAGGCCAACTCCTGTCCCATTCTGCCAGCGACTGCGGCGTCACAggcggctgccgccgccgccgctgctgctgcgaataattcaaattccaataacaacaataatctaagtagcaataacaacaacaaatttaacaacaataacaacaacaaaagcgctctgctgctgggatCAACAACAAGAACCACAAATaacactgcaacaacaacaacatccagTACATTCAACAACACGCACAACAACACACCAACAAGCACaccacaaacagcagcagcagcagccgcagccgcagcagcatccactgctgcaacaacaaatccaTATTTTAGCGTACAAAGATCGGCCTCACTCAAAGATAACTCAATGTATTACAG GAAACCGACCGTTACAGTTGCCACGCCCACgagcacagcagccacagcaacgacaacgCTCCTTAGTTCACCATCGACGAATGTACTAACCCCACCAATACGCAG CCAAGTTACAGCGAAAACCCAGAGCCAAGCCCAGAGCAACAATGGCAGCTCTTCGacggccagtgccagtgccagcgatGCGGAGAATGCCAAGCCTCCGCCCAAGCAATCCACGGGCAATATAATCAAGAATTTCTTCAA ATCCTTTGTGCCGCCCGTGCGTGACGAGGAGAGCGAAACACAGCGCAAAGCGCATGCCAAGAGAGTGCGTGAGACGCGTCGGTCCACCCAAGGTGTTACCCTGGACGAGATCAAGAGTGCCGAGGAACTGGTCAAGAAGAAGAACATGGGCAtgtccaacaacaacaataataacaacaataacatcagcagcagcggcagc AACGAAACAAGCGaaacagcggcagagacagacacagccacagccgcagcagagtCATCATCCATCAGCGATGCAAGCCAGCAAGAGCCGcaaccgccaccaccgcccacCACGCCACCGCCAGCCATAATACCCACCAGCGACGAGACGGAGATCGAGACCATTCTGGCACCCAGTCCAGTGCAAAGTGGAAACGACACCACGGCCAGCTTCACCCTCTCAGCGCCGTCCAGACGTTCACTGGTtgtcgacgacgacgatggcgatgccGGGATCGATGTCGATGATCCGGAGGCAGTGGTCAGTGCCAGCTACACGATAGTTTCGCGGCGGGACAAGATACCCGACAGTGCTGAGAGTGAGCAAGAGCAGGTGGaatccaacaaacaaaagactgaCGAGCAGCAGGTGGAGAGCGAGGAGCAGAAGGCGAGGCCCACAGATCTGCCACTGAGTGCGGCCACGACTGAGGCCATcaagtcctcctcctcgaccaCGCCCGGTTCGCTCGAGAGTCCAGTGCGCTTGCGGGACAAGCGTGGCCTGTccggcagcagccaagagACGGATACAAAGTCCGAAACTGCCTCGCCCGTGTCGGCACATCCTGACTTTAATGCCCGCGACTCTCTGCTCAGTTTATATGCGCGACGCACAATGGACGGCAGTGGAGGATCAGCAACAACAGGTACTGGCGCTGGTGGTGCGGGTGGCAGCTACACTTCAACATCGACAGCAGAACGGCGTCCATCTTGGCGCCTGAAATTCGATGCCGGCTCCAAG TTCAAGCTGGAGGACATCACCAGCGGCGGCACATATCCGCCCAACAACAGCACTATTATACCCAGCGCTCCGGCGGTAATGGCCGCTGCCAATCTGTCGACCACAACTGGTATCCAGCGACGCATCAGCAGCGGTCCCAATGCCC TCAACGCTTCCAATCAGTCACTGAACTCTGTGGGTCGCCCCATCTCTGCGCCCAGCGAGAGCAGcaatcacagcagcagcgcctatGCCGTGCCAGCGGTGCGCAAATATGAAACGACATCCACAGGAACGGGTGTGGGAGGAGCAGCTACCACAACAGCCACCACAACCTCCAATTCAGTGTCTGCAACCAGTGCCAATCATGCAGCAggaacagcggcaacaaccaATGCCACCACCAGCCATGACGATAAGG aaaacgaCAAGGAGAACGACAATCGCACGCAGACCGTAATACAGAGACGCCGCAAGCCGAAACGCAGATCGACCGGCGTGGTGCACATTGATATGGAT gaacTGGATCCCGAGCGTCAGAACGAGTCGTCCAACAATGACaacgaggagaaggagaaggacaaGGAG AGCGGCAGCGAGCGCACCTCTCGCTCCCGACTGGGCAGCACTACGAGTACGGCCGCAACGAGCACGACCAGCAGCGAGTCGAAGAGCAGCGGCGACAAGGCGGAGAACGGTGATGGCATTGACTACAAGGCGCTCTGGGAAGCAGCCAA ATTGGAGAACGATAAGCTGAAGCAAGTGCTCAAGCAGAAGGATGACGAGGTTGTGCAGACGCGCGCGACGCTCGAGAGATTCG